A genomic window from Spiroplasma endosymbiont of Labia minor includes:
- the lpdA gene encoding dihydrolipoyl dehydrogenase, producing the protein MISETVNKYDVIIVGAGFGGYTCALKCAKSGLKVALIEKLKIGGVCLNVGCIPTKTFLKSALVYRDFIDRSASFGLDVSGARPKINWLRMLERKQQVIDKLVSGMQFMVKKNNIDYINGDAKTITSKIIEVNEQQYECDNLVIATGSLPIKLNLPGFEDARKANFLINSTQILNLTELPKTLVIIGGGVIGIEFANLFSDLDCEVFVIEGAPNILPNIDNEVRKEMIKILSTRGNLHLINNAKVLAIKDNTVIYQTNDGKEVSLHSDLCLEAIGRHPVINGFENIGLKFNDHKAIIVNENCETNLEHVYAVGDVFGKAMLAHVAQHAGIVVANKIAQNKNISTFKNLDSEKVVIPACIYTYPEISMIGMTEEQLQNEHIEYNSAKFLFTASGKALADDASKGFIKILSDKKTKLILGAHMIGHRVTELISEIGLAMDNNLTIEDIANTIHPHPTISESIGEVAEMLVSRN; encoded by the coding sequence ATGATATCAGAAACAGTCAATAAATATGATGTAATTATTGTTGGGGCTGGATTTGGCGGTTACACTTGTGCGTTAAAATGTGCAAAAAGTGGTCTAAAAGTTGCTCTGATAGAAAAATTAAAAATTGGTGGTGTTTGTTTAAATGTTGGTTGTATTCCAACAAAAACATTTCTAAAATCTGCATTGGTTTATCGTGATTTTATTGACCGTTCAGCAAGCTTTGGATTAGATGTCAGTGGTGCACGTCCCAAAATTAATTGATTAAGAATGTTGGAAAGAAAGCAACAGGTTATAGATAAATTAGTTTCTGGCATGCAATTTATGGTTAAAAAAAATAATATTGATTATATAAACGGAGATGCAAAAACTATTACATCAAAAATAATTGAAGTTAATGAACAACAATATGAATGCGATAATTTAGTAATTGCTACTGGTTCATTACCAATAAAATTGAATTTACCAGGATTTGAAGATGCTCGTAAAGCAAATTTCTTAATTAATTCAACACAAATTTTGAATTTAACAGAATTACCTAAAACTTTAGTCATTATTGGTGGTGGAGTCATTGGTATTGAATTTGCAAATTTATTTTCAGATTTAGATTGTGAAGTTTTTGTTATAGAAGGAGCTCCAAATATATTGCCAAATATAGATAATGAAGTTAGAAAGGAAATGATAAAAATCCTTAGCACACGTGGTAATTTACACTTAATTAATAATGCAAAAGTGTTAGCAATTAAAGATAACACAGTAATTTATCAAACAAATGATGGTAAAGAAGTATCTCTGCACTCAGATTTATGTCTTGAAGCAATAGGTAGACACCCTGTAATTAACGGTTTTGAAAATATTGGCTTAAAATTTAATGATCATAAAGCCATTATTGTTAATGAAAATTGTGAAACTAATTTAGAACATGTTTATGCAGTAGGTGATGTATTTGGTAAGGCAATGTTGGCACATGTAGCTCAACACGCTGGAATTGTTGTTGCCAATAAAATCGCGCAAAATAAAAATATTAGTACATTTAAAAATTTAGATTCAGAAAAAGTTGTAATTCCGGCTTGCATATATACATATCCAGAAATATCGATGATAGGCATGACAGAAGAGCAATTACAAAATGAACATATAGAATACAATTCCGCAAAATTTTTATTTACAGCATCTGGTAAAGCATTAGCAGATGATGCAAGTAAGGGTTTTATAAAAATATTATCTGATAAAAAAACCAAACTTATTTTAGGCGCACATATGATAGGCCATCGAGTAACAGAATTGATTTCAGAAATAGGTTTGGCTATGGATAATAATTTAACAATTGAAGATATTGCAAACACAATACATCCTCACCCAACTATATCTGAATCAATTGGGGAAGTTGCAGAAATGTTAGTAAGTAGAAATTAA
- a CDS encoding lipoate--protein ligase, producing the protein MIEVFISNSNSPYYNLAFEEYLVYSYKTKNQILFLWQNDETIVIGRNQNIHEQINFESVRKNEINIVRRNTGGGTVFQDMGNICFSLIDNIKEDDKILINKTLEPVINFLKKENLNAYFDGKNDIKIDGYKISGSAELKTKDKILVHGTLMYDVDLSKIREYLLLNSTKMESKKIKSNVSVIKNISDFISVKKNSLDFLNDMINFFKTQSEIKIMSNDILKIDQILEQSKNKYQSWDWNYGKSSTFKIIKEKYFPEIGLIQVNLNIKNGKIEDIKFFGDFLGYEGTEKLENSLKNSKYVKEIISKQLGKFDLEKIFAKKITKDNLLDLIF; encoded by the coding sequence ATGATAGAAGTATTTATATCTAATAGTAATAGTCCTTATTATAATTTAGCATTTGAAGAATATTTAGTTTACAGTTATAAAACTAAAAATCAGATTTTGTTTTTATGACAAAATGATGAAACAATAGTTATTGGACGTAATCAAAATATACACGAGCAAATTAATTTTGAAAGTGTGCGAAAGAATGAAATAAATATCGTGAGAAGAAATACAGGTGGTGGAACTGTTTTTCAAGATATGGGTAATATCTGTTTTTCATTAATTGATAATATAAAAGAAGATGACAAAATATTAATAAACAAAACGTTAGAACCAGTAATTAATTTTTTAAAAAAGGAAAATTTAAATGCTTATTTTGATGGTAAAAATGACATAAAAATAGATGGTTATAAAATATCTGGTAGTGCAGAACTTAAAACAAAAGATAAAATTTTAGTCCATGGTACGTTAATGTATGATGTAGATTTGTCAAAAATACGAGAATATTTATTATTAAATTCTACAAAAATGGAATCAAAAAAAATTAAATCTAATGTATCTGTGATTAAAAATATTTCAGATTTTATAAGTGTTAAAAAAAATTCACTTGATTTTTTAAATGATATGATTAATTTTTTTAAAACCCAATCAGAAATTAAAATTATGTCAAATGATATTTTAAAAATAGATCAAATTCTTGAACAATCAAAAAATAAATATCAAAGTTGAGATTGAAATTACGGTAAATCATCAACTTTCAAAATTATTAAAGAAAAATATTTTCCTGAAATTGGACTAATACAAGTTAATTTAAATATAAAGAATGGTAAAATAGAAGACATTAAATTTTTTGGTGATTTTTTAGGTTATGAAGGCACTGAAAAATTAGAAAATAGTTTAAAAAATTCTAAATATGTTAAAGAAATAATTTCTAAACAATTGGGGAAATTTGATTTAGAAAAAATATTTGCAAAAAAAATAACGAAAGATAACTTACTTGATTTAATTTTTTAA
- a CDS encoding thiamine pyrophosphate-dependent dehydrogenase E1 component subunit alpha: MKYINQFDSSKNIKLQIMNKNGAVINNDLLPNIEDKTILEAYKIMNLSRIQDDFQTKMQRQGRLLSFLTSTGQEATEVGYSMCLRKDKDWFLSGYRNNAAWLTMGVPMRNIMLFWVGNENGGRSPNDINVLPPNIVIGTQYSQAAGIAFANQYKNIDSVVLTTTGDGGTSEGETYEAMNFAMLHKVPCIFICENNKWAISTPIIEQTASLNFAIKAKATGMPSIKVDGNDFLAVYGVIKEAHQFVKENGPIFIEFDTYRLGPHSSSDSPDVYREKEQFDEAQLSDPLIRLKKYLMNKNLWDENQQNDLNIQQLKFIENEFDWVEKNKNYPLKDIFNYQYAEMDLFLKEQYHFAEYFFNNYPLNKEGE; this comes from the coding sequence ATGAAATATATTAATCAATTTGATTCATCAAAAAATATTAAATTACAAATAATGAATAAAAACGGTGCAGTCATTAATAATGATTTACTACCAAATATTGAAGATAAAACAATTTTAGAAGCTTATAAAATTATGAATTTGTCACGCATTCAAGATGATTTTCAAACAAAAATGCAAAGGCAAGGAAGGCTGTTATCATTTTTAACTTCAACAGGGCAAGAAGCTACAGAGGTTGGTTATTCAATGTGTTTGAGAAAAGATAAAGATTGATTTTTATCTGGTTATAGAAATAATGCTGCATGATTAACTATGGGTGTGCCAATGCGAAATATTATGCTATTTTGAGTTGGGAATGAAAATGGTGGTAGGTCACCAAATGATATTAATGTTTTGCCACCAAATATAGTAATAGGAACACAATATTCTCAAGCGGCTGGCATCGCATTTGCAAATCAATATAAAAATATTGATAGTGTAGTTTTAACAACAACTGGTGATGGCGGTACATCTGAAGGTGAAACATATGAAGCCATGAATTTTGCTATGTTACATAAAGTTCCTTGTATATTTATTTGTGAAAATAATAAATGAGCAATTTCAACACCTATAATAGAACAAACAGCGTCATTAAATTTTGCAATAAAAGCAAAAGCGACAGGAATGCCATCAATTAAAGTTGATGGTAATGATTTTTTAGCTGTTTATGGTGTTATTAAAGAAGCACATCAATTTGTTAAAGAAAATGGGCCAATATTTATAGAATTTGACACATATCGTTTAGGACCACACTCTTCAAGTGATTCACCCGATGTCTATCGCGAAAAAGAGCAATTTGACGAGGCACAATTATCAGACCCTCTAATTCGTTTAAAAAAATATTTAATGAACAAAAATTTGTGAGATGAAAACCAACAAAATGATTTAAATATTCAACAATTAAAATTCATAGAAAATGAATTTGATTGAGTTGAAAAAAATAAAAATTATCCATTAAAAGATATATTTAATTATCAATACGCAGAAATGGATTTATTTTTAAAAGAACAATATCATTTTGCTGAGTATTTTTTCAACAACTATCCACTAAATAAAGAGGGCGAATAG
- a CDS encoding FAD-dependent oxidoreductase, which produces MKVIVLGLNHAGTVATRTLKRLDKNVQVTAYERNDVISFLGCGIALWVKNEVKDPKGLFYASPELLKSEGIDVKDNHEWVGIDKENKTVSVKNLKTGEIFEDKYDKLIVASGSWPICPPIPGINLDNIQICKNYYQAQEIKAANENKQLNNIVIIGAGYIGVELVDAFVSAGKNVVLIDVADRIMPAYYDKDTTDVVEDLMRKNGVTIALNQKVIEFKGNEKVQFVVTDKGQYEVDYVVFSMGIKAETALLKNVIDTTDKGVIKTNKYMQTSDQDIYAIGDCAEVESAILKENMQIALATTAVRSGIIAAINIIKNNSLPQMGFTGANAICVFDYNMASVGFSVEMCKKLNLEYETILFTDNDRPEFMSTCTPVNIRLIWNKKTRKIIGSQIYSKANHTEMIHMLSLAIQKELTIDELPLVDMFFLPHYNKPYNFVTLAALEALGLNYFKN; this is translated from the coding sequence ATGAAAGTTATTGTATTAGGTTTAAACCACGCTGGAACAGTAGCGACTAGAACATTGAAGCGTTTAGATAAAAATGTTCAAGTTACAGCATATGAAAGAAATGATGTCATTTCTTTTTTGGGTTGTGGAATTGCGCTATGAGTAAAAAATGAGGTTAAAGACCCAAAAGGATTATTTTATGCATCACCAGAATTGTTGAAAAGTGAAGGTATAGATGTAAAAGATAATCACGAATGAGTGGGTATCGATAAAGAAAATAAAACAGTAAGTGTAAAAAATTTAAAAACAGGAGAGATATTTGAAGATAAATATGACAAATTGATAGTTGCCTCAGGTTCTTGACCAATTTGTCCACCAATTCCTGGAATAAATTTGGATAATATACAAATTTGCAAAAACTATTATCAAGCACAAGAAATAAAAGCAGCAAACGAGAATAAACAATTAAATAATATTGTTATTATTGGTGCAGGTTATATTGGTGTTGAATTGGTTGATGCTTTTGTAAGCGCTGGTAAAAATGTAGTATTAATAGATGTTGCAGATCGTATTATGCCTGCATATTATGATAAAGACACAACAGATGTTGTAGAAGATTTGATGAGAAAAAATGGCGTAACAATTGCCTTAAATCAAAAAGTTATTGAATTTAAAGGAAACGAAAAAGTTCAATTTGTAGTAACAGATAAAGGTCAATATGAAGTTGATTATGTTGTTTTTTCAATGGGAATTAAAGCTGAAACTGCTTTGTTAAAAAATGTTATTGATACAACAGATAAAGGCGTAATTAAAACAAATAAATATATGCAAACATCAGATCAAGATATATATGCAATTGGTGATTGTGCTGAAGTTGAAAGTGCTATTTTAAAAGAAAATATGCAAATCGCACTTGCAACAACAGCAGTGCGCTCTGGTATTATAGCTGCAATTAACATAATAAAAAATAACTCTTTACCTCAAATGGGATTTACAGGTGCAAATGCAATTTGCGTATTTGACTATAATATGGCATCTGTAGGATTTTCTGTAGAAATGTGTAAAAAATTAAATTTAGAATATGAAACTATTTTATTTACAGATAATGATCGTCCAGAATTCATGAGTACTTGTACTCCAGTAAATATTAGATTAATTTGAAATAAAAAAACCAGAAAAATAATCGGATCACAAATTTATTCAAAAGCTAATCATACAGAAATGATTCATATGTTATCTCTTGCAATTCAAAAAGAATTGACCATTGATGAATTACCTCTTGTTGATATGTTTTTCTTACCACATTATAATAAACCATATAATTTCGTTACATTAGCAGCCCTTGAAGCATTAGGATTAAATTATTTTAAAAACTAA
- a CDS encoding biotin/lipoyl-containing protein, translating into MYNVKFTDLGEGLIEGKVTKIYVKPNQTIKNGQELFEVETDKVTSDIYSPVAGVISKILIKDDQDVKVGDLMIVIDDNLENNNIDDDENASVVGSTPVSDELLPPRN; encoded by the coding sequence ATGTATAATGTAAAATTTACAGATCTAGGAGAAGGTCTAATAGAAGGAAAAGTCACAAAAATTTATGTTAAACCAAATCAAACAATTAAAAATGGGCAAGAATTATTTGAAGTAGAAACAGATAAAGTAACTTCAGATATTTATTCACCTGTGGCTGGTGTTATTTCTAAAATTTTAATTAAAGATGATCAAGATGTTAAAGTTGGTGACTTGATGATTGTTATTGATGATAATTTAGAAAATAATAATATTGATGATGATGAAAATGCATCTGTTGTTGGTTCAACGCCAGTGTCAGATGAACTTTTACCACCAAGAAATTAA
- a CDS encoding dihydrolipoamide acetyltransferase family protein — protein MSTYFTEEQINSILQNIDIKFEEKEIALEFTEEPITNIRKTIASVMTSSLQTNAPFTGMRDLDVSAIVELREKLRGFTSAKNIKLTYLAFIVKAAALTIQKMSQINIRSNFEENKLILLKNINIGIAVDTARGLIVPVIKNVDKMSVYQIASKIEELANKARDGKLTLREVKDSTFTITNYGSVKLEYATPIINPPNSAILGVGGIKKIPVFNDKNEIISTYVIPFSMTADHRVIDGAEIGRFLIEFDNYMKNPLLLFEKF, from the coding sequence ATGTCTACATATTTTACAGAAGAACAAATTAATAGTATTTTACAAAATATTGATATTAAATTTGAAGAAAAAGAAATAGCATTAGAATTTACAGAAGAACCAATTACAAATATTAGAAAAACAATTGCTAGTGTAATGACATCAAGTTTACAGACTAATGCGCCATTTACTGGAATGCGAGATTTAGATGTGAGTGCGATTGTTGAATTAAGAGAAAAATTGCGAGGTTTCACATCAGCAAAAAATATTAAATTAACTTATCTTGCATTTATTGTCAAAGCTGCGGCATTGACAATTCAAAAAATGTCACAGATAAATATTAGATCTAATTTTGAAGAAAACAAACTGATTCTTCTAAAAAATATTAATATTGGAATAGCAGTAGATACTGCTCGGGGATTAATTGTTCCTGTCATTAAAAATGTTGATAAAATGAGTGTTTATCAAATTGCAAGCAAAATTGAAGAATTAGCAAATAAGGCACGCGATGGGAAATTAACTTTAAGAGAAGTGAAAGATTCAACTTTTACTATTACAAACTATGGATCTGTCAAACTAGAATATGCAACACCAATAATTAATCCCCCTAATTCAGCAATATTAGGTGTTGGAGGTATAAAAAAAATTCCAGTATTTAATGATAAAAACGAAATTATAAGTACATATGTTATACCTTTTTCTATGACAGCAGATCATCGAGTAATAGATGGCGCTGAAATAGGTAGATTTTTAATAGAATTTGATAATTATATGAAAAATCCATTATTATTATTTGAAAAATTTTAA
- the pta gene encoding phosphate acetyltransferase — MIELKEIEQFLIKNSIKKRIILPEGDSEKIIDTANYLQKNNIAKPIVIFKSETEVSSKLMANCEIICIDKYDLNYLANELYSLRKGKLSLEEAQELVKQPNYFATMLLKLNFADCMLCGITYTTADVIRPALQIIKTNAKTKIAASTMIMKKNDGTYLFSDCSLNLDPNSEELVDIAKLNIEFAKKMKMDKPELAFLSYSTNSSGAGPDVDKIKMTMKIMDSENLPFVYDGETQFDAAFLKDIRNKKYRNSKLTKEHPDIYIFPNLNAGNISYKIAEYMGGYDAIGPFIMGLNKPVNDLSRGANLKDIISTSLITIFQAFEI, encoded by the coding sequence ATGATTGAATTAAAAGAAATAGAACAATTTTTAATAAAAAACAGTATTAAAAAAAGAATAATTCTACCAGAAGGCGACAGTGAAAAAATTATAGATACTGCTAATTATTTACAAAAAAATAATATTGCAAAGCCAATTGTTATTTTTAAAAGTGAAACAGAAGTATCATCTAAATTAATGGCGAATTGTGAAATTATTTGTATAGATAAATATGATTTAAATTATTTAGCAAATGAATTATATTCTTTAAGAAAAGGAAAATTATCTTTGGAAGAAGCACAAGAATTGGTTAAACAACCCAATTACTTTGCAACAATGTTATTAAAGTTAAACTTCGCAGACTGCATGTTATGCGGAATAACTTATACTACAGCAGACGTAATCAGACCTGCATTACAAATAATTAAAACAAATGCTAAAACTAAAATAGCTGCATCTACTATGATTATGAAAAAAAACGACGGAACTTATTTATTTTCAGATTGCAGTCTAAATCTAGATCCAAATTCAGAAGAATTAGTGGATATTGCAAAATTAAATATTGAATTTGCAAAAAAAATGAAAATGGATAAACCAGAATTGGCATTTTTAAGTTATTCAACAAATTCTTCTGGAGCAGGACCAGATGTTGACAAAATTAAAATGACTATGAAAATTATGGATAGTGAAAACTTGCCATTTGTTTATGATGGCGAAACTCAATTTGATGCAGCATTTCTTAAAGACATAAGAAATAAAAAATATAGAAATAGTAAATTAACAAAAGAACATCCAGATATTTATATTTTTCCTAACCTTAATGCTGGCAATATATCTTATAAAATAGCTGAATATATGGGCGGTTATGATGCAATTGGGCCTTTTATTATGGGCTTAAATAAACCCGTCAATGATTTATCAAGAGGTGCAAATTTAAAAGATATAATTTCAACCTCGTTAATAACAATTTTTCAAGCGTTTGAAATATAA
- a CDS encoding alpha-ketoacid dehydrogenase subunit beta, with protein sequence MAIFNNVKAITNALDIAMNKYDNVICFGEDVGFEGGVFRATQGLQKKYGVKRCFNSPISEAMLAGVGLGMAISGLKPVVELQFLGLGLTSLQNIITQIARIRNRSRGKYTASMVIRTPFGGGIRALEHHSEALEAIFCHIPGIKVICPSTPYDMKGLLLSAIESPDPIIFFEPTKLYRAFKQDIPENYYTIPIGEAYKVQEGKEITIVTYGTQVVDSQKAIKMLQEKYPNVSVDLIDLRTIKPWDKKMVIESVKKTGKLLVVHEACKSFSVSAEIIASINEECFSFLKAPMQRCTGFDVIVPYDRGEIYHQVTPEKIYDKLILLTNYKMEDEK encoded by the coding sequence ATGGCAATATTTAATAATGTAAAGGCAATCACAAATGCACTTGATATTGCAATGAATAAATATGATAATGTTATTTGTTTTGGTGAGGATGTTGGATTTGAAGGTGGTGTTTTTAGAGCCACTCAAGGATTGCAAAAAAAATATGGTGTAAAACGATGCTTTAATTCTCCAATTTCAGAAGCAATGCTTGCTGGAGTTGGTTTAGGCATGGCTATTAGTGGATTGAAACCTGTTGTTGAATTACAATTTTTAGGTCTAGGTTTAACTTCATTGCAAAATATAATTACACAAATAGCAAGAATTAGAAATCGATCAAGAGGTAAATATACAGCATCTATGGTGATTAGAACACCATTTGGTGGTGGTATTAGAGCACTGGAACATCATTCGGAAGCTTTGGAAGCAATATTTTGTCATATACCAGGAATAAAGGTGATTTGTCCATCAACTCCATATGATATGAAGGGATTGTTACTTTCTGCAATTGAAAGTCCAGATCCAATTATATTTTTTGAACCCACAAAATTATACAGAGCGTTTAAGCAAGATATTCCAGAAAATTATTATACAATTCCAATTGGAGAAGCATATAAAGTTCAAGAAGGTAAAGAAATAACTATAGTAACATATGGAACACAAGTTGTTGATTCACAAAAAGCAATAAAGATGTTACAAGAAAAATATCCCAACGTATCAGTTGATTTAATAGATTTGAGAACAATTAAACCATGAGACAAAAAAATGGTAATTGAATCTGTTAAAAAAACAGGTAAATTATTGGTTGTTCATGAAGCTTGTAAATCATTTTCTGTATCTGCTGAAATAATTGCATCAATAAATGAAGAATGTTTTTCGTTTTTAAAAGCTCCAATGCAACGATGTACTGGATTCGATGTAATTGTTCCATATGATAGAGGTGAAATTTATCATCAAGTTACACCAGAAAAAATTTATGATAAGTTAATTTTATTAACTAATTATAAAATGGAGGATGAAAAGTAA